Within Malus domestica chromosome 04, GDT2T_hap1, the genomic segment ACTTTCTGCCATAGTTTTGCATGTGGACGACATTTCGGGGCTAAGAAAACTGATGCTAAGGTATTGCAATCTGGATTGTTTTGGCCttctttgtttaaagatgcaTATGATTTTTGCAAGAGATGTGATCGTTGCCAAAGGATGGGAAATATTTCGCATCGAAACATGATGCCACTCAACAACATTCTAGAGGTTGAGTTATTTGATGtgtggggtattgatttcatgggacccttcCCAAGCTCTTATAGTTATTAGTATATATTGGTGGGAGTTGACTATGTTTCCAAGTGGGTTGAGGCTTTGGCTACTCGAACCAATGATCATAAAGTTGTTTCGTTTTTCCTCAAAGACATCATATTTCCTCAGTTTGGGACTCCTAGAGCCATTATCAGTGACAAAGGCACTCATTTCTGTAATAAGCCCTTTGAAGTTCTCCTGAAAAAGTACAACATAACCCATAGGTGTCTATATCTTATGATCCTTAGACAAGTGGTCAAGTTGAGGTttcgaatagagaaatcaagagaATTTTGGAAAAGACAGTCAACactacaaggaaggattggtcTGTTCGTTTAAATGATGCTTTGTGGGTGTATAGAACACAATATAAGACTCTTATATGCATGTCTCCTTATCGACTTGTCTATGGGAAAACTTGTCACCTTCCAGTGGAGTTGGAGCATAGAGCTTTGTGGGCAATCAATCGattgaattttgatttaaacAATGCTGGGAAAGcacgaaagcttcaattgaatgaactAGATGAACTACGAAATgaagcctatgagaatgcaAGGATATACAAGGATCGAACGAGGGCCTATCATGATAAGTTAAttgtttgaaaataattttttccaGGTCAGAAAGTGTTGCTCTATAACCCTAGACTCTGCCTTTTTCTAGGTAAGCTTAAATCTCGTTGGTCTGGTCCTTTCTTAGTACAAcatgtttttcctcatggtgcaatTGAAATTCATAATCCCAAGGATGAATCCACGTTTAAAGTGAATGGACAAAGACTAGAGCTTTAATGAGAGGATGCAACGCACGAAATTTTTGAAGCTTTATATCATGATGAGTGCCCTGGTGTCTCCATTTAAGTTTGGGGGCCATCCGTCTGGCTGAAGACGTTAAACTTAGCGCTTGTTGGGAGGTAACCCAACTAGGTGATttcgtttcttttcttttagtttattttagttttgtgttttttatgcttctatcatattttgaatgtttatctaatatttgcatatttttgccatgtgTCTATACTAGTGAGTGGAAGTGAATGGGTGATTTGTCAACTTTTGGTACTTCATTAAAGGGAGTTCCAAATCCTATCTttgcaatttttattttgtttttccatttctttGCTTTGATGAATGCATTGCGTGTATTagtttttgaaacattgaggacaatgtttcattcaagtttggggttgtgaactttaatttttgtgttttcaTTGCTTTTGTTTTAAgaattgtccaaaaaaaaaatataaaaaaataatgaaaaatataaaaaatttaaaacataattagGTTGCTTAAGCGGCCATGTAGTCCGCTCAAtcgatttatttttataaaaaaatttgttagttttttttttttgtttcttccaaCACCTATGATGAGAATTGGATTAAAGTACattgtatgattgatatgagatTGATGAGTATTAATTATGGTCTACGGATTATTCACTTACTGGCTCTAATTGACATGACTTTCCTTGAAATTTTTTGAGCACATTAACCATGTTAATATGATGACTTCATGATATAGAGACTTATATGTGGATTTTATGAGACTTGTTTAACCCTTGTGAGCGTTTGAGCCTATTCAAAATTGAACTATTAAGTATCACTCTCATTTATTCTTGTGTGAACGGTCTCATTTGATTtgcatctctagaacttgcctTAAACCTCTTGGTACATTCATCAATTCATGTAACAAACTTGGAAGTGATAAGGCATTTGTTTCTCTCGTTTGAGCCTTCCAAGCCAGCCATTATTATGATTTTCCCTAGTTAGCCCTGTTAAGCCTTGAATGTGAACCTTTCTTGTTTCTTTAACCTAAATATTTCTACCTACCCTCGTTaaaaatgagaaagaaaaaaaaattcctaccTGTCTAAAGAGCTTGTAGAGTAGTTCTTAGGGTCGACTATtgtaatttcaatctttctcatttttcaagagaagaaaaaaaaagatagaaagaaAGTAGTTGTTACTACAAGGAAATGAAATGAGTGTTTCAAAGATTAGACCAAATGAAAAATAGTCTCTGCATAGAGTAAAAGTGTTTCATATatcttttagtttatttttgttttcaaatgtaATTGTAAGCTCTACAAGTCATTTAGATTTTGTGTTTATCTTACCCTTCTTTGTTAGCCAGTTAACTTTTAGCCTCAATACAGCCATGTGAAAGACCTTTGATCCAAGTGGTTATTTGATATTGATACCGAGTTAGGTGGACAAGCAAGTATATGGCTGCATGTTTAATGAGATCAATTGAACAAAACACATCAATCTGCAAATATGAGTGAATGAGTGTATACCATGTGAGGAATTAGAGTCGAGCTAATTTGCATATACATATCCGGATCAAGAAAAGTTGTGTTAATAATGGTTAATGCTCACACACTTCACGGATGTCGAGTCGATTTGAGAAAGTTTGTGAATTGTTTGATTGAAAATCTTTAATACTTGTTGATATCATATTAATCATGTTTATGAGTTGAATTTCCTGAGGGTGCCATTGTTGGAAGGATtgctttgagttttaatttgattttcttttgttttgtttagctcgaggactagcaaaatcTAAGTTTTGGGGTACTTGATAGACTCATATTTATACAAGTTTTTGTTACCTTAGTACTTGGATTATGTATAGTTTTCATCCCTTATTAGTAGTTTACTTATGGTTTTCTTATTTTGTAGAATTAATTGCAAAGAAATGGATTTTGAGGCAAATAAGAGGAGTTTTGAGAGTCTAAAAATGGTCCGTAAACATTCAAAGGAAGATCACAGGATATCAAAGCGATGCCTAAAACATGGAGGTGACACAATTTGGAAAATCTGGGATATGGGAGTTTCTGTCCAGCGACTTTGATGGGCTGCCATTAATTCATCCAAAGGAACTTCATTGCATACCATATATGGATCAAAAGATATGGAAGTCTTCTTTCAAATGGAGTTGGAATCATGTCAATCCGATATTCCTGCAACGAATTATGATCATCTTAGTGACTGCCGTTCGGATTTTCAGGTTCGGTTAACTTTGCATTTCAAGTGATTTGAACCAAAATCTATGCAGTTCATTTGAGTTGGAGATTTAAAGCCCAACAAGTAAATTAGTCTGACCAATGTGATAGAGAAATGTGAGCTGCCTTTTTAGGCCCAATAGTGCATTTAATCTTCATCAAAATACAAGTGGAGGGTGGAGATGAAaagcaaacaaataaataattgggGGATTGGTCAATTTGGTTCCAAGCGGCTGTTGCTGGGAATAAAAGGGAATAAAAGGGAAAACGGCTGGAGACAGGGAAGGGGCggttgaaaagaaataaaaaaaacgcAGAAGAGGGGGACGAAGGTGCGCAAGAGTTCAGGAGCTTGTGGAGCGCAAAAATCTCCTTCGGTTTAAGGGTTTTTGATGTTTCTCTTATCTTTAATTATGTTTTCCATGacaatgtgtttttaaattctTTTGCTAAGGCTACAATGTAGTCATAACAAGAATATGTAGTCATAACAAGAATATTTTGGGTTTTTAGCTATTTGATTATTCAAGACAATTTCTGTTATGTTGAATCTCAAATTTTGGGCTTAATTCGCTTGTTCTTTCGTTCTTGATGATTGGCCATCACTTGGATGAATTAATAAGTGTTTGTTGCAGGTTCATAGGCATATACCTTGTTCGAATCATGAATTTGAGATCACAAGTTAGTAGAAGCATGCACCATGTTCTAGGTTTTGTGTGATTGTATAAAAGTTTCCATTGTACGTAGGGAACTTCAAGTTGTGAAATCTAGGCGTACACCATGCTAGGTTGCTTCTTAGAAGAATATAATTTGATGCATACATCATGATAGGATTATAGAGTTGGGAAACTTAATTATCAACATAAGAGTTGTTAATTGGATAGTTGAAAGCTAAGAATTGGAATAGGATTGTTATTGGTGAAATTGGATGCCTTTGCTCTTAATGTCTTGTTTGTTCTTAAGTTTTATTgttattgatttatttattttcttaaactTTCAGCAATTTTATCTCTTAGTATTAATCTTCACAACCaatatttcctttaatttccttgctcaataatattttcaatttcatttgtGCATTAAGTGGTTAGTTATCAAATTAAATCACCGTTCCTTGTGGGATTCGACTCCGTATTTGCACTTCTATACTATCTACGAATCGTGCACTTGCAGATAAACATGATTATAATTAATCTATTTTAGGTTGCTCTAATTTACCTATCATtgacactccccctcaagttggtgcatagatgTCATGAATGCCTAACTTGCTTAGTGAGCTGTGAAATACTGTAGTTGTGACTGCTTTGGTGAGCATGTCTACTAATTGATCTTTAGATTTTATGAATGGAACTTCAATGAGTCTTGCCTCAagtttttctttaataaaatttcTATCCACCTCCACATGTTTGGTTTGATCATGTTGAACCGGATTGTGAGCAATGTCAATCGCAGCCTTGTTGTCACAATGTAGACGCACAGCATGCTTGGGCCTAAATCCCAAATCTCTTAGTAAGTTCCTCACCCAAAGCAGTTCACATACTCCATGTGCCATGCTTTGGTATTTTGCTTCATCACTTGATCTAGCAATGACCTTTTGTTTCTTACTACGCCAAGAGACTAGATTTCCTCCAACAATAACAAAGTATCCTGATGTTGATTGTCTGTTAGTTACATCACTAGCCTAGTTAGCATCAGTGTAGCCTTTAACGtctagatgatcatgtttttaaAACATTAATCCTTTCCCAGGAGTTGACTTTAAATACCTCAAGATACGGTTTACAACATTCATGTGTGTTTCACTTGGTGCATACATAAACTGGCTCACCATGGTCACTACATAtgctatatctggtctagtatgTGCAAGATATATTAGCTTACCAACAAGCCGCTGATATTTCTGTTTGTTGGTAGGTATCTGATAAAGATATTTACCAAGTTTGTGATTCAGCTCAATTGGGGTATCTGCTGGTTTGCATGATAGCATCCCGGTTTCTGTCAAAATATCAAGAACATATTTTCGTTGTGATATAAATATTCCTTGTTGTCAGCGGGCCACCTTAATGCCCAAGAAATACTTTAAGGCACCAAGatatttcatctcaaattcacttGCTAGATACTTTTGCAGTGTTGCCTTCTCTTCTGGATCATTTCCTGTAACCaccatgtcatccacatatacaaTAAGAGTAGTGATTTTACCTTTCTTATGCTTTAAGAAAAGAGTATGATCTGAGTTGGAGTCGACATACCTATGTTCAGGGGCTTTAAGAAAAGAGTATGATCTTAGTGCTTTAATGTCGAATGAGGCAATTGCAAGCATTTTGGACTTAACGTTGCTGGATGTACTTCTGTGTCTGTTGTTGGAGTCGACATATTATAATTTTGTAACTATTTAACGGTTGGATTAACGTCCTCTACAAATATCAACAATCTAAGATTCTTCAATCCAGAAGATCCATACATCGGATTTtcaatccgtaagtttctaaggTCCTCAAtccgaaaaaaaataataataccaCAGGGATGTTGGTCTCGTTAAGAGCTTGCCGTAGACACCAAGATCACCTCAAACGGACGTCAAACGGAAGAGATACAACTTGGTCAAGAAACCGGGTTGAACGACCGATCATCCTTAAAACGGGTCAAGATGACCCAATTTGGGTCTGGATCCCTCCTTGGCTGCACCTGCAGCTGCAGGGCTTTTAAAAGGGGTTGGGACAAAATTACCAAAGTGTCCCTAAACTTAAGATGCCTCTAACTTCTTCGTTGTAACTTTGATTCGCGCTCGGTTTTTGCGTTCGCGTTCGTGGAATGGAGTTCTATCCAAAAGCACTAAGTACAACCTCAATAGACTTATGAATTTTAAATGGCTAGCGATGAAGATTCAAACTTTGTAACTAGTGCATTAAAGCTCTAAAATTAacagaaattttttaaaatagaaTTCTGTAGATACAAAATATGTAGATAGCAATAATGAAATATAGGGATGAGATTTCACACGACAAGAGATCTGTAGAAGATGGTATCGTAGCACCCTTCCAGAGCTATAGCAATAGACGTCATCTTCAAGTGATCAAAGAAAATTTGATAGGCGTCATCCACCCCGCCAACTTTTAGTTATTGATGTTAAAGTTTCTTATTTTATGTAAATAAAAAGTTACATAATAAAtctaaatatgaaacaaataatACACTACTACATCATTTGGTATCTTAAATGTTGGTGTAATAATAGTACTACGTAGACACCGATATGTGAAGAAAACGAATCTAAAATGAACTAGAATTCATgcccaattttattttttattttcccaaACTTGTTAACATAGTTTGATGCATGCTTGCTTGTCTATTTCTCTGGTTAGAATCTGGTCTCAAATTGGCACACCAAGTCCAATGAGAGAATGGTAAGCCATTTTTTCCACCTGTTACAGAGGAGTCACACTCTCAAAGCCATTGCAGCTTCTAATTTGGACTTGTACAACTCTGTCAGCTCCTTCTGTGTCATTGATGATCTTGCAACATTGTCTACGTGGCGCCTGCCCATTCAATCATTACCCAAAATATGTTAAGCTAGCACTAATCAACTTAATTGTATCCACACAAGCAATTTCAGCACATATTATGGCACAAATGGTGCTCAGAATTTAGACAGAAAATCCTGCAGAAGATTGAGGTGCATGACATTTTCCCTATACGGTCAATGCATTTAGATTATGGGCCAGTGCCTCTAAAGTTTAATGCATGTCAATTTTTTCACAATTTGTCACGATTTTGTCACCAATAAATTGTGACAAAATTAGCCAACAAATAGCCCATGTTCTTATAACTTTATGACCCactttggaaagaagaaatcaaCTATCAAAATCAAAGTATGGGGGTTTTCTTTGATTAGAGATAATTGCAGAATGTGAGTAGTCAGTTCATTAAAAGAACATAGTTGATTGACTAACAGAAATGGATACTCTTCGGATCCCTTCAATTAAATCCACCTAATCATCCAATTCagatctttgaaatttgattcaacagttaaagttattataacttttaaagagaCTTCCTGtttttaaccgttagatcaaatttgaaaaatccGAATCGAATGTTTTGGTGGATTTGGTGAAATCCTTTCCTTGACTAACTCCTCACATCCCCCATCATTTGCCACGTATTAAAAAACAACTATAAAATGTGCGGCCTATACTTCAGTACCTTTTCCAAGAGAATtttcctaatggagaaatttttcctcACCTTATTCCACAAGTCTGGGTTGAATTTGGGAGCTGAGACATTGAAAACCTCAACTTTCAAAGCATGAGTGTAGTCACTTCGGATGCAATCATTTTGCCCTTTGTCAATATTGTACCTCTTGTAAGTAGTCAGGGTCTCACCCCCACCAACACTTTCAACCCGATCTAACATATACACAACCGATCTCTCACACGGGTCCGAACTGACGGGTTGGGTATTAAACGTGAACAGGCGCGCGTCCCAATTCTTCCACGTCCAAAACGTCTGCAACGCCGTTTCCAGCTTCTTAGCCGTCACCAAAAACGGATACAACTGCACTGTGTAGCCCCAAGATACCGAAACAGACCAATTACGCCTCAAGTCGTAACAAAAACTATGTTGTACGGTCCGGCCCGGATCCACTTTGTACCCGCTAACCAACTTCTTGACCGAGTCAATCGGGTTCAGGTTTGGAAATATCGACTCCACGTAGTCaaaatggtggagtgacaccaaCGGGGTCACAGGGTGCGCCGCTAGCAAACCATACGGGTTGCCCCGTATATCAAGTTGGTGAAAGCCGAGCTCTTTTGTTAGCGGCACTCCAATCTCGCTCAAGCAACCCTGGATCTTTTGATCCGAGCCGTAGAGTTTATCATACCGATCAATGCAGCCGTCCAAAATTTTAACAAGCTCAGCAGCCAATGGGTAACTAATGGCAAACCCGCCACCGCCGTAAGCCATAGTGTATGAGTGGATCACATCTTGCTCCACACTCTCCGAGTTCCCACCAATATAGTACATCTGATTGTGATCGTATTTCGCTAACACTGAAACTAAGTTATCGGGGAAATATACCGTATCATCGTCCCCCATAACAAACCACCTCACATTTTCTAAACCTAGCTCGAAGCTCTCTTTCACGATTCTCGCCATCCGAACCGCAGACCGTGAGCCATACGGACACGAGTACTTGAACCGTGACGTGTCCTCGGAGACTCTGTACTGTGGAAGGGTCTCCAGCCACGTTATGTTTGGGGATGGTTTCTCGTCCAGCCAAACGAACCCGCGAGTGACGTTAGGCTTCCACCACAACTCGGTGTAGCGTCGGCGTTTGTCCCACGACTCCACGGAGCCTCCGATGCCAAACAGAATGTGTGAAATATTTGTCTTTTCGTGACCGTCGGCTGAGATGCCGTTTTGATTGAAGTCGGTGACTACGTTGGGGTGTGGAGGGAAATTATGGGAGCGGTTTGAGAAGGCGAAGTAGAAGATGAGAGAGATGGAAGCCACGGAGCAAAGAGTTAGGGTTGTTTTCATGGCGAGAGAGAGGACATCAATGGCTCTGGTTAGGAATTTCCAGAAATTTAAAGGGTGGTCGTGAAGGGTTTTTGATCTTGCAAAAGACATATCAATGAGAAAATAAATTTCCAGGAAAATGGAAATTATGAGGAACTCAATCTATCCCAAGGGATTTGTTGAAGATTTGAAATTTATCTGAAGGTTTGGGAAGGGAGGGAACACGCACGTCTCCTTTCTTAATTGACATATTGGCCGGTACATGCTTTTAATGCAGTCGCTCTAACTCTTTTTGTCTTCCTTTTGTTTATGGTTAATGGTTGACTCTTTTGTTAGTTTGGTAAGCTATTAATTGATATAGGAAAAttaagggggtgtattcaattgagattttgagagattttaattattttaatgaatttaagggtattcaattaagattttaagtgattctctaaaGTTCAAGGTGTAttgaattagaattttaagatagtttattaaaatccttagaaatccggctgtattcaattaggattttaaagaagtttataacattctaggtgtattgaattagaaattgattttgaagaatttgagaaagttgagaaattagagggaattgaagagatttcgtagtgtattttaagcatctacAAATCGCATTTCTTCCCATAAGATTTCgagagaattgaatcaaaattttatatggaatctccacaaatcaattaaactctataaaaatttcatggatttataaatccattaaagtctCTCAAAGGGGGTGTATCCAATTGGTATGTTGAgcgattttaattcttttaatgaatccagaggtattcaatcaagattttaagtgattttctgaaattcaatgtgtattcaattaagattttaagatagtttattaaaatccttagaaatctaggtgtattcaattagaattttaaggaaatttataacattccaaATGTAtgcaattaaaatttgaatttaaagaatttggaaaagttgaggaatttgagggaatttgagagaatttgtaatgtattttaagcatccacaaatctcacctctccccataagatttcgagggaattgaatcaaaattttacatgaaatctctacaaatcagttaaactccataaaaatctgTGGATTTATAAATgggaactttcatgaaaaaggcttggactaagtttattttaataaaaaaaaccatgctataactttatttaattaaaatgacttaaattttaatgaaaaaaccttaaattttaataaaaatgttaaagaacttaaattttaataaaaatgataaaagaacttaaattttaatgaaaaggacataattttaatattaaaaaaatttataaaaaaaatctgatgCACGGACTCATGTGTcctcacactatttatgaaacttctacactgtttatgaaaacttaggacactatttataaaaattaCTACATTGTTTATAAAACTTAACAAAACTACACCACTGTGTTGTGCTTGTAACCCAGCCCACTCTCTTTTCTtcccattttctttcttcttttccttttccctcGTGAACACTCCAGAACTCTCACTTTCTCCCTTTTCGAACTCTTTGCCTTCTCTCTaaaccaccatagccaaaaagaacTCCAAGCACCATCACcacaaatttcaatttaattGAGACCCCAAACCATCAAATACAAGACTTGCTCAAGCTGGGGATCCCTATGGTACCATTGCATGTTAAATTCTATAATGGGAAGTAGGATAATCCAAGCAGGTGTTCCCGATGAGAGTTGCTCTAATGGAATCGAGCTACAACCTTTGAAAATATGAGGTAAAATTAGCTTGGTTTTGTTGTAATCTGTTGCTAGTAATGTCTTCTAgcatcttggatcaaatctggGTTTGAAATCTAGGTCTGATGGAGTTTTGGGTGGGTGGGTAAGGGATGCTACACAAAGGATattgagaagaagaagaaaacagaaGTCAATATTAGTCATGGCGACAACTGAAATAGACACAAAAATCACAAACCAATCGATTTTTCTTGGTCCAGCCAGGGAAGCAGTGAATGACAGCTGCTTCTTTACAGACGTCACTGAtcgcgattttttttttttatgtttttttatttattctttttgtccttatcattaaataaagttagtgtatggtttttcattaaaatgcaaatatttgaagcccttttaattagtttttcttttataaatccattaaaatctctcaacttctcaattgaatacacccccgtAAATCTCGAAAAGGACTTGGAT encodes:
- the LOC103433448 gene encoding uncharacterized protein; translation: MSFARSKTLHDHPLNFWKFLTRAIDVLSLAMKTTLTLCSVASISLIFYFAFSNRSHNFPPHPNVVTDFNQNGISADGHEKTNISHILFGIGGSVESWDKRRRYTELWWKPNVTRGFVWLDEKPSPNITWLETLPQYRVSEDTSRFKYSCPYGSRSAVRMARIVKESFELGLENVRWFVMGDDDTVYFPDNLVSVLAKYDHNQMYYIGGNSESVEQDVIHSYTMAYGGGGFAISYPLAAELVKILDGCIDRYDKLYGSDQKIQGCLSEIGVPLTKELGFHQLDIRGNPYGLLAAHPVTPLVSLHHFDYVESIFPNLNPIDSVKKLVSGYKVDPGRTVQHSFCYDLRRNWSVSVSWGYTVQLYPFLVTAKKLETALQTFWTWKNWDARLFTFNTQPVSSDPCERSVVYMLDRVESVGGGETLTTYKRYNIDKGQNDCIRSDYTHALKVEVFNVSAPKFNPDLWNKAPRRQCCKIINDTEGADRVVQVQIRSCNGFESVTPL